The genomic DNA TCTCCGTCTTTATCCAATCCGCCATGACAAAGCTCATGGCAAGGCGCCTCACACGCATTGCCTATTCTTGAACAGACTCCGAGTAGGAAAGTTGCGTTGAGAATAAGTGTGGGCAGACGTGCCGGTCTCGTGAGTTTTCACCAATTGGCCCCGATTTCCGACCTGATTGGCCCTGTCCCATCATAGCTGTTAAAACGGCCAACGAAGCTGTGAATCAAAGGTGTCATTCCTGAGACCGGAGGGCCTTCCGAGGATCGGAGGAGCCGGTTTCCCGCAATTTCCGGATTCGCCTCTACTCAGCGGCCTGCATCACAGCAGTTTTATCAGGCCTACGGTCAAGCAGGTCCTTCAAAAATCTGCCGGTATAGGATCGTTCTTCCCGAATAATATCTTCAGGCGTTCCTTCCGCCACGATTTCTCCGCCGCCATCGCCACCTTCCGGTCCGATATCAATCACCCAGTCGGCGGTTTTGATGACTTCAAGATTGTGTTCGATGACTGCCACCGTATTGCCCTGATCGACAAGTTCATGAAGCACTTCCAGTAGTTTCGCCACATCGTGAAAATGCAACCCGGTTGTTGGTTCATCGAGAATATACAGGGTCCGGCCTGTCGAGCGTTTAGACAGTTCCTTGGCAAGTTTCACGCGCTGCGCTTCGCCGCCGGACAATGTTGTGGCCTGTTGACCGACCTTGATGTAGCCCAGCCCGACACGTTGCAAGGTCAACATCTTGTCGCGCACTGCCGGCACAGCCGAAAAGAACTCTGCGCCTTCATCCACCGTCATATCCAGCACGCCGGAAATCGATTTGCCCTTGAACTGAACCTCAAGAGTTTCGCGGTTGTAGCGCTTGCCCTTGCAGACATCACAGGTGACATAGACATCGGGCAGAAAATGCATTTCGATCTTCATCACGCCATCGCCCTGGCATGCTTCACAGCGCCCGCCCTTGACATTGAACGAGAACCGGCCCGGAGCGTAGCCTCTGACTTTCGCTTCCGGCAGGCCTGAAAACCATTCGCGAATTGGTGTGAAGGCCCCGGTATAGGTTGCCGGATTGGACCTTGGCGTGCGCCCGATAGGCGATTGATCGATATCGATCACCTTGTCGAGATGCTCCAGTCCGGTGATTGAGCTGTACGGAGCGGGCAGGCTCCTGGCACCATTCAGATGTTTGGCAACAGCACGGTATAGGGTGTCCAGCAGCAGGGTCGACTTGCCACCGCCCGAGACCCCGCTGATACAACAGAATGTGCCAAGCGGTATTGATGCAGTGACGTCTTTCAAATTGTTGCCGGTGGCGCCTTTGACGGTGATCTTGCGGTTCTTCACCGGCTTGCGCCGCGTTTTGGGAAGCGGGATCGACAACTGGCCGGACAGATATTGCCCGGTCAGGGATTTCTTGCATTTCATGATTTTGTCAGGGGTGCCGGCGACAATGATTTCACCGCCGTGAATTCCGGCAAGAGGGCCCACATCAACCACGTGATCCGCTGTCAGAATGGCTTCTTCATCGTGTTCAACAACAATGACTGTGTTGCCGAGGTCGCGCAGATGCTTGAGCGTGGTCAACAGCCGGTCATTATCGCGTTGATGCAGACCGATCGATGGCTCATCGAGCACATACAGCACGCCGGTCAGACCGGAACCGATCTGCGAGGCAAGGCGGATCCGCTGGCTTTCACCGCCGGACAATGTTCCCGAATTCCGCGACAAGGTCAGATAATCCAGCCCGACATCATTGAGAAACGCCAACCTTTCCCGGATTTCCTTCAGGATACGCCCGGCGATCTCGTTCTGCTTATCGGTTAATTCCGCCGGCAGCGTTTCAAACCAGTGCATCGCCTTGCGGATTGATAATTCGCTGATCTGGGCAATATGCCGCCCTGAAATCTTCACCGCCAGAGCCTCCGGCTTCAACCGGTAGCCATCGCAGGTCTGGCAGGGTGCCGAGGACATGAATTTATCAATGTCCTCACGTGCCCATGACGAATCGGTTTCGCGCCAGCGCCGCTCAAGGTTGGGAATGACACCTTCAAACGGCTTTTTGGTCTTGTAGGACCGCAATCCGTCATCATAGGTGAAGGTGATTTCCTGTTTGCCGGTTCCAAACAGCACCGCTGTCTGCGCCTCGGCGGACAATTTCGACCATTTATCGCGCAGGCCGAACCCGTATACTTTGCCGATGGCTGCCAGGGTCTGCTGATAATAGGGTGATGTGGAGCGGGACCACGGCGCAACAGCGCCCTTGGCGATGGAAATCTCCGGGTCCGGGATCACCAGATCCTCGGCGATCCGTTTTTCCGACCCAAGCCCGTCACAGGTTGGACAGGCGCCAAACGGATTGTTGAAGGAGAACAGCCGCGGCTCGATCTCGGCAATGGTAAAGCCGGAGACGGGACAGGCGAATTTCTCCGAGAATATCAACCTCTCCGCCGCGTCGGCACCGTCATCCTTGTCGGCGTATTCTGCAACCGCTATCCCGTCTGCCAACCCCAATGCGGTTTCCAGGGAATCCGCCAGCCGGGAAGAAATATCGGGACGCACGACGATCCGATCCACCACAACATCGATATCGTGCTTGTACTTCTTGTCGAGAACGGGTGCCTCGGAAATCTCGTAATAGGCGCCATCAATCTTGATCCGCAAAAACCCCTTTTTCTGCAGCTCTGCAAGTTCCTTGCGATATTCGCCCTTGCGCCCGCGTACAATCGGAGCCAGCAGATAAAGCCGCGTGCCTTCCGGCAAATGGAGGATGCGGTCAACCATCTGGCTGATGGTCTGGCTTTCAATCGGCAGCCCCGTCGCAGGAGAGTAGGGAATTCCGACACGGGCAAACAGCAGCCGCATATAATCGTATATTTCGGTGACGGTTCCCACCGTCGATCGCGGATTGCGCGACGTCGTCTTCTGTTCAATGGAAATTGCCGGAGACAGACCATCAATCTGGTCAACATCCGGTTTTTGCATCATCTCCAGAAATTGCCGCGCATAGGCCGACAGGGATTCAACATAGCGTCTCTGGCCCTCCGCATAGATCGTGTCAAATGCCAGTGACGATTTGCCAGAGCCTGACAGGCCGGTCATCACGATCAGCTTGTCTCTTGGCAGATCAATGTCGACATTCTTCAGATTGTGCTCACGGGCACCGCGAACAGAAATCATCGGAGCAAGATTGTGTGCCGCACTGGATCGACTGCGTTTTCCGGAACTGGATTTGCTGGGCATAGAACTCATTTGACCGTCTGAACAGAAGTGGGGCACCCAATGGATTGGAAGGGCAGCAGGTGTCGTTCGCCATTTGGCGTTTTCCGAACGCTATTCAAGGCCCCGGAAACGGAATCACGCAGGCATCTTGCAATTCTCGAAAGGCTAATGCATGTTGATTTGAATTGGAACATAAAAAGAACAAAACACTTAAATCGGTTGCCTGGCCCTGATCTGCCGAGCTTCAACAGCAAACTAACTGCAGCAGGTGTGGAAAACTGTCAGTAGGATGTCATTTGTGGCCACACTGGCAAGCCGAGACAGAGGTTTTGTGCTAAATCATCAATAAGGACAAAGCGACAGACACACATCTTATCTGGCAATTTGCCAAGCCCGTTATCTGGCAATTTGCCAGGCCCGAACGGGATTTTTACAAACACGGCCAGTCAGCACTGGCTGATCTTTACGTCAGGAGTATGCCATGGCTGGCAGTGTCAACAAAGTAATATTGGTGGGAAATCTGGGAGCAGACCCGGAGATACGCCGTTTGAATTCGGGCGACCCTGTGGTCAATCTTCGCATCGCCACCAGCGAATCCTGGCGCGACAAGAATTCCGGGGAACGCCGCGAGAAAACCGAATGGCACCAGGTCGTGATTTTCAACGACAATCTCGCAAAAGTTGCTGAAAATTATCTCAAAAAGGGTGCCAAAGTCTATCTGGAGGGCCAGTTGCAAACCCGGCAATGGGAAGATCAGTCCGGCCAGAAACGCTACTCCACTGAAATCGTTTTGCAGAAATATCGCGGCGAATTGCAGATGCTGGATTCCCGCGGGCAGGGCGGTCAGGAAAGTGCCGGCGGCGGCCAGGATCGCGGTGCTGTCACCAATCAGGGCGGCAATAATTTCGGTCAGTCAGACCCCATGAAAGGCGGCAGCAGCGGCGGCAGTAATTTTTCCGACGACATGGATGATGAAATTCCGTTCTAGGACAAAAACGAACAGCGTCGTGGCGGCAGCGCTCTGGTTTGTGCTGCTTGCCGCGGTGTCCCCGGCATTGGCCGGTGAGGCCGAGGTGGTTACCGCTGCTGCTACGCCGGACAGCACTGGCGCGTGGCGGATAGATGCCACCATTCGCCATGCAGATGAAGGCTGGGAGCATTACGCCAATGCTTTCGAGGTGCTGGGGCCGCAAGGCCGGATTTTGGCCGTACGGGTACTTGTCCATCCTCATGTCGAGGAGCAACCCTTCACACGCTCTCTGGGCGATGTCGCCATTCCCCCGGGAACGGACTTCATTGTGATCAGGGCCAGAGATTCCGTCCACGAATATGGCGGCAGCGAATTCCGCATCGATTTACCAGCGCAATAGGTGCTGGCAATACTCTTTGTATCCAGGCTCGAGAATTGACTCTGGCGGCCGGATATCAGGCCCTGAACGCAAGAATGCCGTCTGCCACAAACTGCACCGACAATGCTGCCAGAATAACCCCCAGAAGCCGCGTCAGCACCATGCGGCCGGTATCGCCGAGAAAACGATCCACCCGCTCGGCCAGCATGAAGACAATCATGCACAGCACCATAAGCCCGAGAATGACGCCAATCAAAGCAGCGCGCTCCAGAGGCGCGGACATTTCGGTGGACAACAGCACAGTTGCTGAAATCGCCCCGGGGCCGGCGATCAGCGGTATCGCCAGCGGAAACACAGCAATGTGCTTCATCTCATCATGGCTGACGGCTCGCACTGTGGTTTCCTGTTTCCGTTCCTGGCGCTTTTCGTAGACCATCTCGAAGGCAAGCCAGAACAACAGCAGGCCACCGGCGATGCGAAATGCCGGCATAGTGATGCCGAACAGGTCGAGAATGGTCATGCCAGCCAGCGTAAACAGCACCAGTAGTCCTGTTGCAATAACAATTCCGCGAAAGGCAATCTGCCGGCGCGCCGCCCGGTCCATACCCGCAGTGAGAGCCAAAAACAGCGGTGCAAGACCAATCGGGTCAATTGTCACCAGCAGGGTCACGGAAGCGTTTATGAGGGTGTCTAATTCCATGGCTTCAAGCCGTGGCGGCAGCGCGGTTTCGTGTCAAGCCGCAATTTTTGCCCCCGACAAAGTGACGAAAAATTGCGCTCTGTCACAATTTCACTAAAATGATCGATAAGTGATTGTTTTTATTCACAAAAAATGCCGTCTTTTCGGTGTCAAAAATTGGTCTTTACAGGTCCGGCAGTCTATAATGCCGCGACTTCATTGAGGGCGACGATTCGACGCCCCAAACCCATGAGTACAATTTTGTCCGATAACGAAAATACCCCTGACGGAAATGAGCCGGCTGGCGATCTGCCGTCCGATGTTCAGCGCATTGGAATTGTCGAAGAGATGAAGCGGTCCTATCTCGATTACGCCATGAGCGTGATCGTAAGCCGCGCCTTGCCTGACGTGCGTGACGGTCTGAAACCGGTGCATCGTCGGATCTTGTACGCCATGCATGGCATGGGGCTGGAATTCAATAAATCCTACCGCAAATCTGCCGGTGTCGTGGGTGAGGTGATGGGTAAATATCACCCCCATGGCGACAGCGCGATCTATGATGCGCTGGTTCGAATGGCGCAGGAATTTTCGATGCGGCTGCCGCTTGTCGACGGGCAGGGCAATTTCGGCTCGGTCGATGGCGATCCTCCCGCTGCCATGCGCTATACCGAATGCCGGATGGAAAAGGCAGCGCAGTATCTGCTTGCCGATATTGAGAAAGACACGGTCGACTTTCAGGAAAACTATGATGGGCGAGAACGAGAGCCTGTTGTCATGCCGTCGCGCTTTCCAAATCTTCTGGCCAATGGCGCAGGCGGCATTGCCGTCGGTATGGCGACCAATATCCCGCCACACAATCTGGGCGAGGTGATCAATGCCTGTATCGCCCTGATTGATGATCCGGCTATTTCCCTGTCCGGCATTATGGAGCATATGCCGGGGCCCGATTTTCCCACCGGCGGCATGATCCTCGGGCGGGCTGGAATCCGGTCGGCCTTTGAAACAGGCCGCGGCAGTGTCATCATGCGCGGCAAGGTTGCTACCGAAATGGTGCGCAAGGACCGGGAAGCTCTTGTGATCACGGAAATTCCGTTCCAGGTCAACAAGGCATCGATGATTGAAAAGATTGCCGATCTGGTGCGCGAGAAACGCGTTGAAGGCATTTCCGATATTCGCGACGAATCCGATCGTGACGGCATGCGTGTCGTTGTCGAATTGAAGCGCGATGCGGTTGCCGACGTGGTGCTCAACCAGATTTACCGGTTCTCGCCGCTGCAAAGCTCGTTCGGCTGTAACATGGTGGCTCTGAATGGCGGTAAGCCCGAGCAGATGACACTGCTCGACATGCTGCGCGCCTTTGTTGCCTTCCGCGAAGTTGTGGTCAGCCGCAGAACCAAATTTCTTTTGAACAAGGCGCGCGACCGCGCCCATGTGCTTGTCGGCCTGGCCATCGCAGTGGCAAATATTGACGAAGTGATCGCTCTGATCCGCGCAGCGCCGGACCCCGCCACCGCACGCGCGCAATTGTTGAAAAAAAGCTGGCCCGCCCGCGATATTGAACCACTGATCCGGCTGATTGATGATCCGCGCCACCGCGTTCAGGAAGATGGCACCTACAAACTGTCAGAAGAGCAGGCGCGCGCAATTCTGGAATTGCGTCTGCAGCGTCTCACCGGCATCGGTCAGGAAGAGATTTCCGATGAACTGAACAAGCTTGGTGAGGAGATCAAGAAATATCTTGAGATTCTCGGCTCGCGGCTGCACATCATGACGATCATCAAGGACGAATTGCTCGAATCCCAGGAGTTGTTCGCCACGCCGCGCCGCACGGAAATTCTCGAAGGCGGTGCGGAACTGGAAGATGAAGATCTTATCCAGCGTGAAGACATGGTCATTACCGTATCGCATACCGGCTATATCAAGCGTGTGCCGTTGGCGACATATCGTGCGCAACGGCGCGGCGGCAAGGGCCGCTCGGGAATGTCGACCAAGAACGAAGATTTCGTAACCCGGCTGTTTGTCGCCAATACCCACACACCGCTATTGTTCTTTTCCTCTCGCGGCATCGTTTACAAGCTGAAAGCCTGGCGTCTGCCGGTCGGAAGTCCGCAATCCCGTGGCAAGGCGCTGATCAATATTCTGCCGCTGCAGCAGAATGAGACGATCACCACAATCATGCCATTGCCCGAGGATGAAGAAAGTTGGGCCCAGCTCGATGTGATGTTCGCGACGACGCGCGGCACGATCCGGCGCAACAAATTATCCGATTTTGTTCAGGTCAACCGCAATGGCAAGATTGCCATGAAGCTCGATGACGGTGACGCCATAGTGGGTGTGGAAACCTGTTCTGCCGATGATGACGTGCTGCTGACCAGCCTCAAAGGTCAGTGCATCCGCTTCCGGGTGCAGGATGTACGTGTCTTCACAGGACGCAATTCAGTCGGCGTGCGCGGCATAAATCTGGCGTCAGGTGACAAAGTGATCGCGATGTCAATCCTGCGACATTTTGATGCAACCCCGGCGGAACGCGCCGCCTATATCAAGCAAAGCCGCATGCTGCGCGGCTTTGATGATGATGCGGCATTGGCAGATATCAGCGATGATGAAGCAGAGGTCACGGATCTTGCGGAAAATGGCATTGATGAGGCCAGATTCGCCGCCATGGCCGAGGCAGAGCAGGTCATTCTGGCGATTTCCGAGAACGGCTATGGCAAGCGCAGTTCCTCCTTCGAGTACCGGGTTTCCGGGCGCGGCGGCAAGGGCATCGCAGCCATGAATATGTCAAGCCGCAACGGTGCGCTGGCAGCTTCCTTCCGTGTCGACGAGGGCGATGAAATCATGCTCGTCACCAATGGCGGCCAGTTGATCCGTTGTCCGATTGGCGGCATCCGGCTGGCCGGTCGTTCGACCCAGGGTGTAACCATCTTCAACACTGCCAAAGATGAAATCGTCGTTTCTGTTGAACGCATCAGTGAAATTGAAGGCGACGATGAAGACGACATTGAAGATGGCGATTCAGAAGTTATTGCAGATGGTGATACGGAGACACCGATTGATGAAACCGGCCCGGTTGAATCCTGATCGCCGCTGCCGCGCCGGGATCGTACGCTGATGTCTGGCACGGGTTTTGATCCAGGGTCAGATTTTACCGTCTGGAACGCCAATGTCCAATGTAGAAGACCTTGATCTGATTCTGCAGCCACGGCGCGCACAGCGTCTGGTAGGTGCTGAAGCATTGCAGCGCGAGTTTCTGGATGCGCTGGGGCAGGGCAAACTGCATCACGCATGGCTGATCGGCGGTCCTGTCAGTTGCGGCAAGGCAACTCTGGCCTATCAGATCGCCAAATTTCTCCTCACGCATCAGCAGAACGCCCGGGAAGCTGCCCAAAACGCCGAGGAACTGTCGGTCGCGGCCGACAGTCAGGCGGCAGCAAAGATCAGTGCCGGATCGCATCCTGACCTGCTGTTATTGTCGCGTCGCTGGGATGAAGAAAAGAAACGCATGACCAGCGGCATTCCGGTCGTCGATGTGCGGCGTCTGATCCATTTTCTTGGGTCCACAGCAGCCGGTGGCGGCTGGCGCATCATTGTCGTCGACAAGGCCGAGGATATGGCCCCGGCGGCGGCCAATGCACTTTTGAAATCACTCGAAGAACCACCATCCAAGTCTCTGTTTTTATTGTTGTCTGACAGCTATCAACGTCTTCTGCCAACAATCCGGTCGCGCTGCCGCAGGGCGCTGCTGCCGAAACCGACTGAGCCACAGATGCAGGAAATCCTGCGTGCTGAACTGGGTGATTTTGATACGGCCGGCTTTAACGCAATTTCCAGGCTCGCGGATGGACGCGTGCGCTACGCAATGGACCTGATGCAAGCCGATCATGGCGCGCTGCGTCAAGACATGCAGACACGGCTTGAAGAGGCGCCCGGCGACCACACAAGCCTGCATGCGCTGGCCGATGCGCTGACACTGCGTAACCGGGATGCTTTGTTTGCCGAATTTCTGGAACGGGCGCGGCTGTTTGTTCATGAGCGCGCAATCGCCATGGCCGGGCAGGGAGCCGCCAACCCCTGGGTCGATGTCTGGGATCAACTGGTGCAGCAGCAGCGCCAGACTGAGACCTTTAATCTGGACAGGAAACAGTTGATCCTGAACCTGTTTGCTCTACTAAACAGAGCCAAGAACGCAGAGGCGCGTTTGCCCGTTTAAGTCAGGTCAGTCCCGGATATGAATAAAAAGACTTTCTATATTACCACCGCAATTTCCTATCCCAACGGCGCGCCCCATATCGGCCATGCCTATGAGCTGATCGCAACAGACGCGCTGGCGCGGTTCAAGCGGCTCGACGGTTTTGACACATTTTTTCTCACTGGCGTTGATGAGCATGGCCTGAAAATGCTGAAAACCGCCCGCGACCTTGGCATAACCACACAGGAACTCGCCAACCGCAACACCGCGCGCTTTCAGGACATGGCGGCTGTTCTGAACGCATCCAATGATGATTATCTGCGCACTACCGAACCGCGACATCATGCGGCCAGCGTCGAAATCTGGAAACGCATGGCTGCGGCCGGGGATATTTACAAGCACACCTATTCAGGCTGGTATTCGGTACGCGATGAAGCCTATTACGGCGAAGATGAAGTTACCTCCGGCGAAGACGGCATCAAGCTTGGCGGGCAGGGCACGCCGGTGGAATGGGTTGAGGAAGACAGCTATTTCTTCCGCCTCTCGGCCTATCAGGACCGTTTGCTGGCGCATTTTGAGGCGCATCCGGAATTCATTGGCCCCGATGAGCGCCGCAATGAAGTGGTCAGTTTTGTCAAATCAGGGCTGCGAGATCTGTCAATTTCGCGCACGACTTTCGACTGGGGCGTGACAGTGCCGGATGATCCGGAACACGTCATGTATGTCTGGGTCGACGCTCTGACGAATTATCTGACTGCAACCGGATTTCCCGATGAAAATGACGCACGGGCGCGGTTCTGGCCGGCTGATGTCCATGTCATCGGCAAGGATATCATCCGCTTTCACGCAGTATACTGGCCCGCCTTCCTGATGTCCGCCGGTCTGGCCTTGCCAAAACGTGTTTTTGCCCACGGATTTCTGTTCAACCGCGGTGAGAAAATGTCGAAATCGGTTGGCAATGTGGTCGATCCGTTCTCTCTGGTCGACATCTATGGCCTTGATGCTCTGCGCTATTTTCTGCTGCGCGAAGTGCCGTTCGGGCGTGATGGCAGTTACAGCCATGACGCCATCGTGGCGCGGATGAATGCGGATCTGGCGAATGATCTGGGCAATCTCGCGCAGCGCTCGCTTTCCATGGTGTTCAAGAATCTCGATGGCGCATTGATGACGCCTTCCACGCTGACTGAAGCAGACAACGTAATCCTGGAACAGGCCAGAGCACTGCTGCCGGAATGCCGGGAGGCGATGGACGTCCAGGCTCCGCACAATGCGTTGAACGCCATATGGAACGTGGTCAGCGAAGCCAATCGCTATTTTGCCGCACAGGAACCCTGGGCACTGAAAAAAACCGATCCGCAACGCATGAGCGACGTACTTTATGTCACCGCTGAAATTGTGCGCAGGGTTGCCATCCTGGCACAACCCTTCATGCCCGATGCTGCGACGCGTCTGCTGGACGCCCTGGCGGTGCCATCTGAAGAGCGCAGTTTCGCTGCGCTGGGCGCTGCTGACACGCTGACAAGCGGCACCACCATTGCCAAGCCGGAAGGTATTTTCCCTCGATTTGTTGAACCGGTGGCAGCGAACTGATGCTGATTGACAGCCACTGCCATCTGGATTTTCCCGACTTCGCCGAGCAACTGGACGATGTGGTCGCGCGAGCGCGAGCCAGAGGCGTTGAGCGGATGATTACAATCTGCACACGGGTTGAAAAATTTGATCAGGTGCTGGCCGTCGCCGAGCGTTATGATGATGTGTTCTGTTCCGTCGGCACTCATCCGCATAATGCAGACGAAGAGCAGCATGTCACGACAGACCAACTGGTTGCGCTGGCGGCACATCCGAAAGTCGTCGCCATCGGCGAGGCGGGTCTCGATTATCATTATGACAACAGCACGCCTGACAGTCAGAAACGCGGTTTTATAACCCATATCGCCGCTGCGCGGATCACCGGACTTCCGCTGATCATCCATGCCCGCGCTGCTGACGCCGACATGATTGATATTCTCGTCAAAGAGACAGAAAATGGTGCATTTCCTGCAGTATTACATTGTTTTTCGTCGGGTGCGGAGCTGGCAAGAACAGGAGTCGATCTTGGGCTCTATGTCTCGTTTTCAGGCATAGCAACCTTCAAAAACGCCGAAGATATCCGCGATATCGCACAACATGTTCCACGGGATCGTATTCTGGTCGAAACCGATGCACCTTATCTGGCACCAGTGCCGCATCGCGGCCGG from Pararhizobium sp. IMCC3301 includes the following:
- the uvrA gene encoding excinuclease ABC subunit UvrA, which gives rise to MISVRGAREHNLKNVDIDLPRDKLIVMTGLSGSGKSSLAFDTIYAEGQRRYVESLSAYARQFLEMMQKPDVDQIDGLSPAISIEQKTTSRNPRSTVGTVTEIYDYMRLLFARVGIPYSPATGLPIESQTISQMVDRILHLPEGTRLYLLAPIVRGRKGEYRKELAELQKKGFLRIKIDGAYYEISEAPVLDKKYKHDIDVVVDRIVVRPDISSRLADSLETALGLADGIAVAEYADKDDGADAAERLIFSEKFACPVSGFTIAEIEPRLFSFNNPFGACPTCDGLGSEKRIAEDLVIPDPEISIAKGAVAPWSRSTSPYYQQTLAAIGKVYGFGLRDKWSKLSAEAQTAVLFGTGKQEITFTYDDGLRSYKTKKPFEGVIPNLERRWRETDSSWAREDIDKFMSSAPCQTCDGYRLKPEALAVKISGRHIAQISELSIRKAMHWFETLPAELTDKQNEIAGRILKEIRERLAFLNDVGLDYLTLSRNSGTLSGGESQRIRLASQIGSGLTGVLYVLDEPSIGLHQRDNDRLLTTLKHLRDLGNTVIVVEHDEEAILTADHVVDVGPLAGIHGGEIIVAGTPDKIMKCKKSLTGQYLSGQLSIPLPKTRRKPVKNRKITVKGATGNNLKDVTASIPLGTFCCISGVSGGGKSTLLLDTLYRAVAKHLNGARSLPAPYSSITGLEHLDKVIDIDQSPIGRTPRSNPATYTGAFTPIREWFSGLPEAKVRGYAPGRFSFNVKGGRCEACQGDGVMKIEMHFLPDVYVTCDVCKGKRYNRETLEVQFKGKSISGVLDMTVDEGAEFFSAVPAVRDKMLTLQRVGLGYIKVGQQATTLSGGEAQRVKLAKELSKRSTGRTLYILDEPTTGLHFHDVAKLLEVLHELVDQGNTVAVIEHNLEVIKTADWVIDIGPEGGDGGGEIVAEGTPEDIIREERSYTGRFLKDLLDRRPDKTAVMQAAE
- the ssb gene encoding single-stranded DNA-binding protein; translated protein: MAGSVNKVILVGNLGADPEIRRLNSGDPVVNLRIATSESWRDKNSGERREKTEWHQVVIFNDNLAKVAENYLKKGAKVYLEGQLQTRQWEDQSGQKRYSTEIVLQKYRGELQMLDSRGQGGQESAGGGQDRGAVTNQGGNNFGQSDPMKGGSSGGSNFSDDMDDEIPF
- a CDS encoding MarC family protein — encoded protein: MELDTLINASVTLLVTIDPIGLAPLFLALTAGMDRAARRQIAFRGIVIATGLLVLFTLAGMTILDLFGITMPAFRIAGGLLLFWLAFEMVYEKRQERKQETTVRAVSHDEMKHIAVFPLAIPLIAGPGAISATVLLSTEMSAPLERAALIGVILGLMVLCMIVFMLAERVDRFLGDTGRMVLTRLLGVILAALSVQFVADGILAFRA
- the gyrA gene encoding DNA gyrase subunit A, translating into MKRSYLDYAMSVIVSRALPDVRDGLKPVHRRILYAMHGMGLEFNKSYRKSAGVVGEVMGKYHPHGDSAIYDALVRMAQEFSMRLPLVDGQGNFGSVDGDPPAAMRYTECRMEKAAQYLLADIEKDTVDFQENYDGREREPVVMPSRFPNLLANGAGGIAVGMATNIPPHNLGEVINACIALIDDPAISLSGIMEHMPGPDFPTGGMILGRAGIRSAFETGRGSVIMRGKVATEMVRKDREALVITEIPFQVNKASMIEKIADLVREKRVEGISDIRDESDRDGMRVVVELKRDAVADVVLNQIYRFSPLQSSFGCNMVALNGGKPEQMTLLDMLRAFVAFREVVVSRRTKFLLNKARDRAHVLVGLAIAVANIDEVIALIRAAPDPATARAQLLKKSWPARDIEPLIRLIDDPRHRVQEDGTYKLSEEQARAILELRLQRLTGIGQEEISDELNKLGEEIKKYLEILGSRLHIMTIIKDELLESQELFATPRRTEILEGGAELEDEDLIQREDMVITVSHTGYIKRVPLATYRAQRRGGKGRSGMSTKNEDFVTRLFVANTHTPLLFFSSRGIVYKLKAWRLPVGSPQSRGKALINILPLQQNETITTIMPLPEDEESWAQLDVMFATTRGTIRRNKLSDFVQVNRNGKIAMKLDDGDAIVGVETCSADDDVLLTSLKGQCIRFRVQDVRVFTGRNSVGVRGINLASGDKVIAMSILRHFDATPAERAAYIKQSRMLRGFDDDAALADISDDEAEVTDLAENGIDEARFAAMAEAEQVILAISENGYGKRSSSFEYRVSGRGGKGIAAMNMSSRNGALAASFRVDEGDEIMLVTNGGQLIRCPIGGIRLAGRSTQGVTIFNTAKDEIVVSVERISEIEGDDEDDIEDGDSEVIADGDTETPIDETGPVES
- a CDS encoding DNA polymerase III subunit delta' encodes the protein MSNVEDLDLILQPRRAQRLVGAEALQREFLDALGQGKLHHAWLIGGPVSCGKATLAYQIAKFLLTHQQNAREAAQNAEELSVAADSQAAAKISAGSHPDLLLLSRRWDEEKKRMTSGIPVVDVRRLIHFLGSTAAGGGWRIIVVDKAEDMAPAAANALLKSLEEPPSKSLFLLLSDSYQRLLPTIRSRCRRALLPKPTEPQMQEILRAELGDFDTAGFNAISRLADGRVRYAMDLMQADHGALRQDMQTRLEEAPGDHTSLHALADALTLRNRDALFAEFLERARLFVHERAIAMAGQGAANPWVDVWDQLVQQQRQTETFNLDRKQLILNLFALLNRAKNAEARLPV
- the metG gene encoding methionine--tRNA ligase, whose protein sequence is MNKKTFYITTAISYPNGAPHIGHAYELIATDALARFKRLDGFDTFFLTGVDEHGLKMLKTARDLGITTQELANRNTARFQDMAAVLNASNDDYLRTTEPRHHAASVEIWKRMAAAGDIYKHTYSGWYSVRDEAYYGEDEVTSGEDGIKLGGQGTPVEWVEEDSYFFRLSAYQDRLLAHFEAHPEFIGPDERRNEVVSFVKSGLRDLSISRTTFDWGVTVPDDPEHVMYVWVDALTNYLTATGFPDENDARARFWPADVHVIGKDIIRFHAVYWPAFLMSAGLALPKRVFAHGFLFNRGEKMSKSVGNVVDPFSLVDIYGLDALRYFLLREVPFGRDGSYSHDAIVARMNADLANDLGNLAQRSLSMVFKNLDGALMTPSTLTEADNVILEQARALLPECREAMDVQAPHNALNAIWNVVSEANRYFAAQEPWALKKTDPQRMSDVLYVTAEIVRRVAILAQPFMPDAATRLLDALAVPSEERSFAALGAADTLTSGTTIAKPEGIFPRFVEPVAAN
- a CDS encoding TatD family hydrolase — its product is MLIDSHCHLDFPDFAEQLDDVVARARARGVERMITICTRVEKFDQVLAVAERYDDVFCSVGTHPHNADEEQHVTTDQLVALAAHPKVVAIGEAGLDYHYDNSTPDSQKRGFITHIAAARITGLPLIIHARAADADMIDILVKETENGAFPAVLHCFSSGAELARTGVDLGLYVSFSGIATFKNAEDIRDIAQHVPRDRILVETDAPYLAPVPHRGRTNEPSFVADTADSLARTLQMETADLIRQTGENTFRLFQKLPKQL